The following proteins come from a genomic window of Pocillopora verrucosa isolate sample1 chromosome 6, ASM3666991v2, whole genome shotgun sequence:
- the LOC136281837 gene encoding ankyrin repeat domain-containing protein 39-like, with product MEDLCNHINRAGKCGCLSTSSTYAQSLSEMDFERGIWQAAPDEVSQLLPEQGADVNAQTKSGKVSSLHRAAYSGHMSVAAEKLQKEVVRLFVELDSSLVKVKDKNGRSPSDLASSKELAMLNILSYKKQTYTGTQLVLN from the exons ATGGAAGATCTCTGTAATCATATCAACCGCGCAGGAAAATGTGGTTGTTTATCAACATCATCAACTTATGCTCAGTCTCTCTCTGAAATGGACTTTGAGAGAGGAATATGGCAAGCTGCGCCGGATG AGGTCTCTCAGTTGCTCCCGGAACAAGGAGCAGATGTGAATGCCCAGACAAAGTCAGGCAAAGTTTCATCACTACACAGAGCAGCATACTCTGGTCACATGTCAGTG gCTGCTGAAAAGTTGCAAAAAGAAGTTGTAAGATTGTTTGTTGAGTTGGATTCCAGTCTTGTAaaagtgaaagataaaaatggaAGATCACCTTCTGACCTGGCATCCTCCAAAGAACTTGCCATGTTAAATATACTTAGCTACAAGAAACAAACTTATACTGGTACCCAACTTGTTCTTAATTAG
- the LOC136281838 gene encoding NKAP family protein CG6066-like: MASNLLNPRSITNDLLVNNQRRTATRRRKKRNTRNLLKRNQEKLAIKRKDKDKEGGNGVTGPLSLKQDTGNQDITDFGRALLPGEGEAMAQCVKESKQIPCCGDIKHTNDEIATFESSVDKWKQASSHGSCTFEKREADLQCR, translated from the exons ATGGCCAGTAATTTACTGAACCCCAGAAGCATTACTAACGATTTGCTTGTCAACAACCAGAGAAG aACAGCAACgaggaggagaaaaaaaagaaacacaagaaatctactaaaaagaaatcaagaaaaacttgccataaaaagaaaag ACAAAGATAAAGAGGGAGGCAATGGTGTCACTGGGCCTCTTTCACTGAAGCAAGACACAGGAAATCAAGACATTACAGA CTTTGGAAGAGCTCTGCTACCTGGTGAGGGTGAAGCAATGGCACAATGTGTGAAGGAAAGCAAGCAAATCCCTTGCTGTGGTGACATCAAGCACACAAATGATGAGATTGCTACATTTGAATCTTCTGTGGATAAGTGGAAGCAG GCATCGTCACATGGAAGCTGTACGTTTGAGAAAAGAGAAGCAGATTTACAGTGCAGATGA